One genomic window of Elusimicrobiaceae bacterium includes the following:
- a CDS encoding phosphatase PAP2 family protein — MKKLFTKILPHELLFNLFLFITALRLWWMTGFSVNSVLYTLLPLALGWYAYVFRNRWKWRLVIYFVVMNLVFGSLGTISPLINPQGKMDALLQHWDNLLIGGNLSVWLTPYMRVWLTEILAACYMLFMIQLPVACIYYLFQPLKTAKGFYVGLFTLYAFGFTGYLLVPAVGPYLAMSDVFGGPIQAGPVMDFLHYMYPKGTNYTDVFPSLHCAVSLFILLFDSKYHKLRFWGYLVPCVGLWISTVYLRYHYTVDCLVGFVLAITMFLFAEYYMKHWEGN, encoded by the coding sequence ATGAAAAAATTGTTCACTAAAATTTTACCTCATGAACTATTATTTAATTTGTTTTTATTCATTACGGCTCTTCGGTTGTGGTGGATGACTGGATTTTCTGTTAATAGTGTGTTATATACCTTGCTCCCGTTGGCATTAGGTTGGTATGCGTATGTGTTTCGTAACAGATGGAAATGGCGACTGGTAATTTATTTTGTAGTAATGAATTTAGTCTTTGGCAGTTTGGGAACGATTTCTCCGCTCATCAATCCGCAAGGTAAAATGGATGCGCTTTTACAGCATTGGGATAATTTGCTTATCGGCGGTAACTTATCCGTATGGTTAACGCCCTATATGCGTGTGTGGCTGACGGAAATTTTAGCGGCTTGTTATATGCTGTTTATGATACAACTGCCTGTAGCTTGTATTTATTATTTATTTCAGCCGCTTAAAACGGCAAAAGGTTTTTACGTGGGATTATTTACGCTGTATGCTTTCGGCTTTACCGGATATTTACTTGTCCCGGCCGTTGGCCCTTATTTAGCCATGTCAGATGTTTTTGGCGGGCCTATACAGGCAGGACCCGTCATGGATTTTTTGCATTATATGTACCCTAAGGGGACAAACTATACGGATGTTTTCCCAAGTCTGCATTGTGCGGTTTCTTTATTTATTCTGCTTTTTGATTCTAAATATCATAAGTTGCGATTTTGGGGATATTTGGTGCCTTGTGTGGGGTTATGGATTTCTACGGTATATTTGCGGTACCATTATACGGTAGATTGTTTGGTCGGATTTGTATTAGCAATTACCATGTTCTTATTTGCTGAGTACTATATGAAACATTGGGAGGGAAACTGA
- a CDS encoding 1-acyl-sn-glycerol-3-phosphate acyltransferase — MNLFKKCWYSSFITLITLVYFRKVSLYGKENIPAEDSVLFIGLHKNGAVDGFVYHRALAPVVFMLAAQLRRNPIVRLFFDGIEVTRDKDKGVHSNIAALKKCISFLEEKGRLFVFPEGTSTLGPAHLPFKEGAAILASRFNFEKAKSLTVVPCGVFYDDPTCLGGKVEVVAGKPIVFTQPTDRKEIHRLFTEALERVGIDYADEEEQRTIQQAAAFLSLYGDVPYHIFLRKIYENKDLYQQAADILAQLNHAGLKLYKGVPIFPRSLLNSVWTWCITAPFVLYAFGWNLLPISAGYFCSKKFADDNNVISLWKIIPSFTLWLVLTVLELVLFPKLTILSLAVSLLGFIIYGAWKKHTVSLYNWLRWPKGMKKFNELRKALYEKIVH; from the coding sequence ATGAATCTATTTAAAAAATGCTGGTATTCAAGCTTTATTACGCTGATTACGCTGGTATATTTTCGTAAAGTTTCGCTCTACGGAAAAGAAAATATACCGGCTGAAGATTCTGTCCTTTTTATTGGGTTACATAAAAACGGAGCGGTGGACGGTTTTGTATATCATCGGGCATTAGCGCCGGTGGTATTTATGTTGGCGGCACAACTGCGGCGTAATCCAATTGTCCGTCTGTTTTTTGACGGGATAGAAGTCACACGCGATAAAGATAAAGGCGTGCATAGTAATATCGCCGCACTTAAAAAATGTATTTCATTTTTGGAAGAAAAAGGGCGTTTGTTTGTTTTCCCGGAGGGCACAAGTACCTTGGGCCCCGCCCACTTGCCCTTTAAGGAGGGAGCGGCTATTTTGGCTTCCCGCTTCAATTTTGAAAAAGCAAAATCATTGACGGTGGTGCCTTGCGGTGTGTTTTATGATGACCCAACCTGTTTGGGCGGTAAAGTAGAAGTGGTGGCAGGAAAACCCATTGTCTTTACGCAACCCACAGACCGTAAAGAAATTCACCGTTTGTTTACAGAAGCCTTAGAAAGAGTGGGTATAGATTATGCAGATGAAGAAGAGCAACGCACGATACAACAGGCTGCGGCGTTTTTGTCTTTGTATGGGGATGTTCCTTATCACATTTTTCTGCGTAAAATTTATGAAAATAAAGATTTATACCAGCAAGCAGCCGATATATTAGCCCAATTAAATCACGCGGGACTCAAATTATATAAAGGAGTGCCGATTTTCCCGCGCTCGCTACTAAATAGCGTATGGACTTGGTGTATTACGGCGCCTTTTGTATTATATGCTTTTGGGTGGAATTTACTGCCAATATCAGCGGGGTATTTCTGCTCTAAAAAGTTTGCTGATGATAACAATGTAATTTCTCTGTGGAAAATTATTCCTTCTTTTACGTTGTGGTTAGTATTAACGGTTTTGGAACTTGTATTGTTCCCCAAATTAACTATACTGTCGTTGGCTGTTTCTTTACTTGGTTTTATTATTTACGGAGCATGGAAAAAGCATACGGTTAGTTTATACAACTGGTTGCGTTGGCCAAAAGGTATGAAAAAATTTAATGAGTTGCGTAAGGCTTTATATGAAAAAATTGTTCACTAA
- a CDS encoding acyl-[ACP]--phospholipid O-acyltransferase — MFALLKTFFNRSFLALFCTQYLGAFNDNFFRTAMATFITYKVTSMSAGSKSVIVSLAVALFMLPFFLFSALAGELADKFRKDILIKAIKGLEVVIVLLAGVGFLTTNVPLLLGILFLMGAQSAFFGPVKYSILPDILGEKQLISGNGIIEAGTYGSILQGTVFGGLIITVTHIDLFGRSFPVTDKFLPGIILVVAILGLLASLFIPAQKPANAALKVDKNFLRSTWKNMAFAKQNHDIFLCILGISWFWMLGTALVAQMPSLAHNILNGTPGLFTFLLTLFSCGIGLGSLLCQFLVKGEITSKYVPVSALLMTVFLADLACATSGYVPSALPIDYKEFLMTFTGKRITVDLLGFAICGGLYVVPLNAMLQFLAGEDTRSRVIATNNIINSLFMVLGSGFCALLLAMHFTIPTVFGVIAFANAIAAIYICGLLPHHIIRMILTRVLNFVYGVKVKGIEHWKNLQGNALIIANHTSFLDAVLLWVYIPGHLYFAIDTYVTQKWWIKPFLHLVKYFPIDPTNPMAVKSIIEEVKSGKRVVIFPEGRITTTGGLMKIYPGPAMIADKGNAQLLPICLEGSQYSLFSRFGTQLKTRPQSKITITIQAPKTLQIDESIKGKARRLAAARGLYDIMVNMKYEAGNAEETLFDSLLDAYELVGRNKRIINDATRKPLNFGPFLTAVFVLGKKIAKHQKPGEKAGFLLPNMTASVVAFFGMRAFNITPCMLNFSIGVKNMLACCKAAKITTIFTSKLFLRQGGLLETAEALKKAGIRLVYLEDLKKEITTWDKLVGLTASYFPRRYYKKVRGNVGPKDPAVVLFTSGSEGTPKGVVLSHENIQANRLQLQSVLDFGLKDRVFNAMPIFHSFGLTVGTLLPLLCGVPVFFYPSPLHYRIVPELIYDRNATIIFGTDTFFNGYAKMAHPYDFYSVRLAVVGAEKLKEETIRRYYDQFGLRIMEGYGATETAPVMAVNTPMYFKRGSVGRLLPGIEYKLEQMPGVEDGGKLLVKGANIMAGYLRDSNPGVLEPPQDGWYDTGDIVRVDEDGFVFILGRAKRFAKIAGEMISLTAVETEINALWPNKMHAVVNIPDEKKGEQLVLFSTEPTAERGALLAAFKEKGLSELAVPKTIRVVEEIPLMGTGKVDYVKLKEMAATNESI; from the coding sequence TCAAAGGATTGGAAGTGGTTATTGTTCTGTTAGCCGGCGTTGGATTTTTAACAACTAACGTACCGCTTTTGCTTGGCATATTATTTTTGATGGGGGCGCAATCGGCTTTCTTTGGGCCGGTCAAGTATAGTATTTTGCCGGATATTTTAGGGGAAAAACAACTCATTTCCGGTAACGGTATTATTGAAGCGGGTACTTATGGTTCCATTTTACAAGGAACGGTATTTGGTGGCTTAATCATTACGGTAACACACATTGACCTATTCGGGCGCTCTTTTCCTGTAACCGATAAATTTTTGCCGGGTATTATTTTAGTTGTAGCAATTTTAGGACTACTTGCCAGTTTGTTTATTCCGGCACAAAAACCGGCCAATGCGGCTTTGAAAGTAGATAAGAATTTTCTACGTAGCACCTGGAAAAATATGGCATTTGCCAAGCAAAACCACGATATTTTCCTGTGTATTTTGGGTATTTCCTGGTTTTGGATGTTGGGCACCGCGCTTGTGGCACAAATGCCGTCTTTGGCTCACAACATTTTAAATGGAACTCCGGGGTTATTTACTTTTTTACTTACGCTTTTCTCGTGTGGAATTGGGCTTGGGTCACTGCTTTGTCAATTTTTAGTGAAAGGTGAAATTACCAGTAAATATGTGCCCGTCAGTGCGCTATTAATGACGGTGTTCTTGGCAGATTTAGCCTGTGCCACTTCCGGTTATGTGCCCTCTGCATTACCGATAGACTACAAAGAATTTTTGATGACATTTACGGGCAAACGCATTACGGTGGATTTGCTTGGTTTTGCTATTTGTGGTGGGTTGTATGTGGTACCGCTAAATGCTATGCTGCAGTTTTTGGCGGGTGAAGATACACGCTCTCGCGTAATTGCCACTAATAATATTATTAACTCGCTTTTTATGGTGCTTGGCAGCGGGTTCTGTGCGCTGCTCTTGGCCATGCACTTCACAATTCCTACTGTTTTTGGAGTAATTGCTTTTGCTAATGCGATAGCGGCCATCTACATCTGCGGTTTGTTGCCACATCACATTATCCGTATGATTTTAACACGCGTGTTAAATTTTGTGTACGGGGTAAAAGTAAAAGGAATAGAACATTGGAAAAACTTGCAAGGCAATGCCCTTATTATCGCTAACCATACTTCATTTTTAGATGCGGTATTGTTATGGGTATATATTCCGGGGCATTTGTATTTTGCAATAGATACATACGTTACTCAAAAATGGTGGATAAAACCTTTCTTACACTTAGTAAAGTATTTCCCGATTGACCCCACTAACCCGATGGCAGTAAAATCCATTATTGAAGAAGTAAAATCGGGCAAGCGGGTCGTTATCTTTCCGGAAGGGCGCATTACGACTACCGGTGGTCTTATGAAAATTTATCCCGGCCCGGCCATGATTGCCGATAAAGGAAATGCACAACTGCTGCCCATTTGTTTGGAAGGAAGCCAGTACTCGCTATTCTCTCGTTTCGGCACGCAGTTAAAAACACGTCCGCAAAGTAAAATTACAATTACTATTCAAGCCCCCAAAACCTTACAGATTGATGAAAGCATAAAAGGCAAAGCCCGCCGTTTAGCAGCTGCGCGCGGGCTCTATGACATTATGGTCAATATGAAGTATGAGGCCGGCAACGCGGAAGAAACCCTATTTGATTCCTTGTTAGATGCGTATGAACTGGTTGGCCGTAACAAACGTATTATCAATGATGCCACGCGCAAGCCGCTTAATTTTGGGCCCTTTTTAACTGCGGTATTTGTACTGGGGAAGAAAATCGCCAAGCATCAAAAACCGGGCGAAAAGGCAGGATTTTTATTGCCCAACATGACGGCCAGCGTGGTGGCTTTCTTTGGCATGCGTGCGTTTAATATTACACCGTGCATGCTCAATTTTTCTATCGGTGTAAAAAATATGCTGGCGTGTTGTAAGGCGGCCAAAATCACCACCATTTTTACTTCCAAGTTATTTTTGCGGCAAGGCGGCCTTTTGGAAACAGCCGAAGCCTTAAAAAAGGCGGGGATAAGACTGGTGTATTTGGAAGATTTGAAAAAAGAAATTACTACCTGGGATAAATTAGTCGGTTTAACAGCGTCTTATTTCCCGCGCCGTTATTATAAAAAAGTACGTGGTAACGTAGGCCCCAAAGATCCGGCCGTTGTGCTTTTTACATCGGGCAGCGAAGGCACGCCTAAAGGGGTTGTTCTCTCCCATGAAAACATACAAGCTAACCGTTTGCAACTGCAAAGCGTGTTAGACTTTGGGCTGAAAGACCGTGTGTTTAACGCAATGCCGATTTTCCATTCATTTGGCCTGACGGTAGGCACATTGCTTCCGTTATTGTGTGGGGTGCCTGTATTTTTCTATCCGTCTCCGTTACATTACCGTATTGTGCCGGAACTTATTTATGATCGCAATGCCACCATTATTTTCGGAACAGATACCTTTTTCAACGGTTATGCCAAAATGGCCCATCCGTATGATTTCTACTCGGTACGTTTAGCAGTGGTGGGGGCCGAAAAACTGAAAGAAGAAACCATCCGCAGATACTACGACCAGTTCGGTTTGCGTATCATGGAAGGATACGGGGCAACCGAAACCGCGCCTGTGATGGCCGTCAACACGCCTATGTATTTCAAACGCGGCAGTGTAGGCCGTCTGTTACCGGGTATTGAATATAAGTTGGAACAAATGCCCGGCGTGGAAGACGGTGGTAAACTGCTTGTTAAAGGGGCCAATATTATGGCCGGATATTTGCGCGACAGCAACCCCGGCGTATTGGAACCGCCGCAGGATGGGTGGTATGATACGGGCGATATTGTGCGTGTAGATGAAGACGGATTTGTATTTATTTTAGGTCGCGCAAAACGCTTTGCCAAAATAGCGGGCGAAATGATTTCTTTAACGGCCGTTGAAACGGAAATCAATGCCTTGTGGCCGAACAAAATGCACGCGGTAGTCAATATCCCCGATGAGAAAAAAGGAGAACAGTTGGTACTGTTTAGCACGGAACCCACTGCAGAACGCGGGGCATTACTGGCCGCTTTTAAAGAAAAAGGCCTAAGTGAACTGGCCGTACCCAAAACCATTCGCGTAGTGGAAGAAATTCCGCTGATGGGTACGGGCAAAGTAGATTACGTGAAACTCAAAGAAATGGCTGCCACCAATGAATCTATTTAA